A region of Kribbella sp. NBC_01245 DNA encodes the following proteins:
- a CDS encoding siderophore-interacting protein — translation MTTVLERPIAFDSVLATVAAIEDLSPHLRRVTFVAPRITEAVTAGPDQRIKILLSPPDGSELRLPSGPEWYAEWCATEPEARFIMRTYTVRALRPAVSEMDIEFVLHGVNGPASAWVSDVTVGQSIGLIIPFAVDTTSTKGLLQSGVDYVPPPTSKRRLLIADETALPALAGILEELPSDVQATVFVEVPDIRDIRALPSPGRTDITWAAQTGGPDDAPRSVMEALKAAQVPFDVDYAWVAGESGMIKAARRHLVNAVGLPKSAISFQGYWKRGEAQI, via the coding sequence ATGACCACAGTGCTCGAACGCCCGATCGCGTTCGACTCGGTTCTCGCGACCGTGGCGGCGATCGAGGACCTGAGCCCCCACCTGCGCCGCGTGACCTTCGTCGCGCCGCGGATCACCGAGGCCGTGACGGCGGGCCCGGACCAGCGCATCAAGATCCTGCTCTCCCCGCCCGACGGCAGCGAGCTGCGGCTGCCGTCCGGCCCCGAGTGGTACGCCGAGTGGTGTGCCACCGAGCCAGAAGCGCGTTTCATCATGCGGACGTATACCGTGCGCGCGCTGCGCCCGGCGGTCTCCGAGATGGACATCGAGTTCGTGCTGCACGGCGTCAACGGCCCGGCCTCGGCCTGGGTGTCGGACGTGACCGTCGGCCAGTCGATCGGCCTGATCATTCCGTTCGCGGTCGACACCACCAGCACCAAGGGCCTGCTGCAGTCCGGCGTTGACTACGTGCCGCCGCCGACGAGCAAGCGACGCCTACTGATCGCGGACGAGACTGCCCTGCCGGCGTTGGCGGGGATTCTCGAGGAGCTGCCCAGCGACGTACAGGCGACTGTCTTCGTCGAGGTGCCGGACATTCGCGATATCCGCGCGCTGCCGAGCCCGGGCCGGACCGACATCACCTGGGCCGCGCAGACCGGTGGACCGGACGATGCGCCTCGCAGCGTGATGGAGGCGCTCAAGGCGGCGCAGGTTCCGTTCGACGTGGACTATGCCTGGGTCGCGGGCGAGTCCGGCATGATCAAGGCGGCCCGTCGCCATCTGGTGAACGCGGTCGGCCTGCCGAAGTCGGCGATCTCCTTCCAGGGTTACTGGAAGCGCGGCGAAGCCCAGATCTGA
- a CDS encoding FecCD family ABC transporter permease, whose protein sequence is MAAQLTAGSGTAYQVIARSRRIARVRGLLVGSILAALVFVVFCVSLSVGDFPVPVSKVVPSIFGQGDRATEFIINRLRLPRALTGLLVGAALGMSGAVFQSIARNPLASPDIIGITAGASVSAVFAILIVGVTGWAVSGFALVGAILTALGIYVLAWRQGVSSYRLVLVGIGVGSVAVSATSYLLTRSKVEVAQQALLWITGSLNARDWTHVRSLSLALVVLVPLLSILVRRLRVLQLGDDTAAGLGLPVEKSRLAVILVGVALAAIATAAAGPIGFVAFVAPPIARWLCRSPGPSVIPAALVGALVVSVSDFVGQHLIGDTPMPVGVITGVVGAPYLLFLLARVNRVGRGG, encoded by the coding sequence ATGGCCGCACAACTCACCGCCGGGTCCGGTACGGCGTACCAGGTCATCGCGCGCTCCCGCCGGATCGCCCGCGTGCGCGGATTGCTCGTCGGGTCGATCCTGGCCGCGCTCGTGTTCGTGGTGTTCTGCGTCTCGCTGTCGGTCGGGGACTTCCCGGTGCCGGTGTCGAAGGTGGTGCCGTCGATCTTCGGCCAGGGCGACCGCGCGACCGAGTTCATCATCAACCGGCTTCGGCTGCCGCGTGCGCTCACGGGTCTGCTCGTCGGCGCCGCCCTCGGCATGTCCGGCGCGGTCTTCCAGAGCATCGCGCGCAACCCGTTGGCCAGTCCGGACATCATCGGTATCACCGCCGGCGCGAGTGTCTCGGCCGTGTTCGCGATCCTCATCGTCGGCGTGACGGGCTGGGCGGTCTCCGGATTCGCCCTGGTCGGCGCGATCCTCACCGCGCTCGGCATTTACGTCTTGGCGTGGCGCCAGGGCGTTTCGTCGTACCGGCTGGTCCTGGTCGGTATCGGCGTCGGCTCGGTCGCGGTCAGCGCCACGTCGTACCTGCTGACTCGCTCGAAGGTTGAGGTTGCGCAGCAGGCCCTGCTCTGGATCACCGGCAGCCTCAACGCGCGCGATTGGACGCATGTGCGCTCGCTCTCGCTGGCGTTGGTGGTGCTCGTGCCTTTGCTGTCGATCCTGGTACGGCGCTTGCGCGTGCTGCAGCTCGGGGATGACACGGCCGCCGGTCTGGGCTTGCCGGTGGAGAAGTCCCGGCTCGCGGTCATCCTGGTGGGCGTGGCTCTCGCGGCGATCGCGACGGCTGCCGCTGGACCGATCGGGTTCGTCGCGTTCGTGGCGCCGCCGATCGCGCGCTGGCTTTGCCGTTCGCCCGGGCCTTCTGTGATTCCTGCGGCGTTGGTCGGGGCGTTGGTGGTGAGCGTGTCCGATTTTGTCGGCCAGCACCTGATCGGGGATACGCCGATGCCGGTGGGCGTGATCACGGGCGTGGTCGGTGCGCCGTACCTGCTGTTCCTGCTGGCTAGAGTCAATCGAGTGGGTCGTGGAGGATAG
- a CDS encoding ABC transporter ATP-binding protein, producing the protein MSEEHTLSATGLKVAYDQREIIENLSVEIPAGKITVIVGANACGKSTLLRTLARLLKAKAGTVHLDGKDIQQIPTREVATKLGLLPQSPSAPEGITVADLVGRGRYPRQSWVRQWSRADDEAVAGAMTATNVLDLADRPIDELSGGQRQRVWIAMALAQETGILLLDEPTTFLDLTHQFEVLDLLVDLNRRDGRTIVLVLHDLNQACRYADHLIAMKKGDIVVEGRPAEVITEAVVEDVFNLAVKIVPDPVAGTPMVVPIGRHTSSPDSHSPDDIRPSIATGTLPNSTAASALAASALANGVCRPQDQ; encoded by the coding sequence ATGTCCGAAGAGCACACTCTGTCGGCGACGGGGCTGAAGGTCGCGTACGACCAGCGGGAGATCATCGAGAACCTGTCGGTCGAGATCCCGGCCGGCAAGATCACCGTCATCGTCGGCGCGAACGCCTGCGGCAAGTCGACGCTGCTGCGAACGCTCGCGCGACTGCTCAAGGCCAAGGCGGGCACGGTCCACCTCGACGGCAAGGACATCCAGCAGATCCCGACTCGCGAGGTCGCGACCAAGCTCGGGTTGTTGCCGCAGTCGCCGAGTGCGCCGGAGGGCATCACCGTCGCGGACCTCGTTGGTCGCGGGCGTTATCCCCGGCAGAGCTGGGTCCGGCAGTGGAGCCGCGCGGACGACGAGGCCGTCGCGGGCGCGATGACGGCGACCAACGTGCTGGATCTGGCCGATCGTCCGATCGACGAGTTGTCCGGCGGTCAGAGGCAGCGGGTTTGGATCGCGATGGCGCTCGCGCAGGAGACCGGCATCCTGTTGCTGGACGAGCCGACAACGTTCCTTGACCTGACGCATCAGTTCGAGGTGCTCGATCTGCTGGTCGATCTGAATCGCCGTGACGGGCGAACCATCGTGTTGGTGCTGCACGATCTCAACCAGGCCTGCCGGTACGCCGATCACCTGATCGCGATGAAGAAGGGCGACATCGTGGTCGAGGGACGGCCGGCCGAGGTCATTACCGAGGCGGTTGTCGAGGACGTCTTCAACCTCGCGGTCAAGATCGTGCCCGACCCGGTCGCCGGTACGCCGATGGTCGTTCCGATCGGCCGCCATACCTCCTCGCCCGATTCCCACTCGCCGGACGACATCCGTCCATCTATCGCTACGGGCACTCTGCCGAACAGCACTGCCGCTAGCGCCCTGGCGGCTAGCGCTTTGGCCAACGGCGTCTGCCGGCCTCAGGATCAGTAG
- a CDS encoding DUF3099 domain-containing protein — protein MARRTPRQRRIGYVILMGTCFILIATAWLLVRHFSVTAAIAMSAVAAFLPPIAAMYGNDPRE, from the coding sequence ATGGCCCGAAGGACACCGCGGCAGCGTCGCATCGGCTACGTCATCCTCATGGGCACGTGCTTCATCCTGATCGCGACGGCCTGGCTCCTAGTCCGCCACTTCTCCGTAACCGCCGCCATCGCCATGAGCGCCGTCGCCGCCTTCCTCCCACCCATAGCCGCCATGTACGGCAACGACCCGCGCGAGTAA
- a CDS encoding glycoside hydrolase family 88 protein, whose amino-acid sequence MDRRQFLTRSALVAAAPALPAFTTHKAFAAPSNQLPPRAEIVAVARRVADQWISSHSNSGDNGWARATFFSGLMALYRLTREPRYLNYARAWAEKHAYGIRSGVTTRHADNHNAIQAYVDLYEIEPSANKIAAATDTLRRMITNQPNKNDDWWWDDALHMALPAFARIGRIRNDLAFSDKGYKLYNHTKRIQGGSGLYASSSGLWYRDDRFTPGGILSPNGKPVFWSRGNGWVTGAHVKTLKALPSTARNVPEYRETLSRLVTALLPIQRSDGFWNVNLGDPQHLPGPETSGTSFFAYGGAYAVSAGLLPSATYLPMAARAWNGMVATAVHANGFLGYVQGVGDRPESSQPINTNTTADFGVGAFLLAATELAPLAV is encoded by the coding sequence ATGGACAGACGCCAGTTTCTGACCCGCTCCGCACTTGTTGCGGCCGCCCCCGCATTACCCGCTTTCACCACCCACAAGGCCTTTGCGGCACCCTCCAATCAGTTGCCTCCACGCGCGGAAATCGTTGCCGTCGCCCGCCGGGTGGCCGACCAGTGGATCTCCTCGCACAGCAATTCCGGTGACAACGGCTGGGCCCGTGCCACCTTCTTCAGCGGCCTGATGGCCCTCTATCGCCTCACTCGTGAACCTCGCTATCTCAACTACGCCCGCGCCTGGGCCGAGAAGCACGCCTACGGCATCCGCAGTGGCGTGACCACCCGGCATGCCGATAACCACAATGCGATCCAGGCCTACGTCGACCTCTACGAGATCGAACCGTCTGCGAACAAGATCGCAGCCGCCACCGACACTTTGCGGCGGATGATCACCAACCAGCCGAACAAGAACGATGACTGGTGGTGGGACGACGCCCTGCACATGGCCTTACCCGCCTTCGCGCGGATCGGGCGCATCCGCAACGATCTGGCGTTCTCGGACAAGGGCTACAAGTTGTACAACCACACGAAGCGCATCCAAGGCGGAAGCGGCTTGTACGCAAGCAGTTCCGGCCTCTGGTATCGCGACGACCGCTTCACACCGGGAGGAATTCTGTCGCCGAACGGCAAGCCGGTGTTCTGGTCTCGCGGCAACGGCTGGGTCACCGGCGCGCATGTCAAAACCCTTAAGGCGTTGCCGTCCACGGCCCGCAACGTGCCGGAGTATCGCGAAACCCTGTCCCGGTTGGTCACAGCGCTGCTCCCGATCCAGCGTTCGGATGGCTTCTGGAACGTCAACCTGGGCGATCCACAACATCTGCCCGGACCGGAGACCAGCGGTACGTCGTTCTTCGCCTATGGCGGGGCCTATGCCGTCTCCGCCGGGTTGTTGCCATCAGCAACGTATCTGCCGATGGCGGCGCGAGCCTGGAACGGGATGGTGGCGACAGCCGTCCACGCGAACGGCTTTCTCGGCTACGTCCAAGGTGTCGGCGATCGCCCGGAATCCAGCCAGCCCATCAATACGAACACCACGGCAGACTTCGGCGTGGGCGCGTTCCTGCTCGCCGCCACCGAGTTAGCGCCGCTCGCGGTCTGA
- a CDS encoding UbiA prenyltransferase family protein — MSVVPYYVGVLLATHRLIPVPQDWPRLLVGALVMGPMLWLSVLAINDAYDLPGDLLNPRKSKSPLLDGRVSVRTAKWIAAIAGIASLAAGLAVGAVFALGVLLAVVLGYAYSVPPVRLKTRAGFDVAVNSLALGTFGPLAGWAAVTSDLSGFPWLMALQGTLVAVGLYLPTTLADLEADRAARYRTIAVRLGASTTYRLGFAAWIAAAGLSVVLAATDTIIPRSMLVLEVVMVPVLVAAYRRLIGPGQTFKGVIVLAFLFLCPCATFALTYVGII, encoded by the coding sequence GTGTCGGTAGTCCCTTACTACGTTGGGGTTCTGCTCGCCACGCACCGGCTGATCCCGGTGCCCCAGGACTGGCCGCGGCTGCTTGTCGGAGCCCTGGTGATGGGGCCGATGCTCTGGTTGTCGGTGCTCGCGATCAACGATGCGTACGACCTGCCGGGCGATCTCCTGAACCCGAGGAAGTCGAAGTCCCCACTGCTCGATGGACGCGTCTCGGTCCGGACGGCCAAGTGGATAGCGGCGATCGCCGGAATCGCTTCGCTGGCGGCCGGGCTCGCGGTCGGAGCGGTCTTCGCGCTCGGGGTGCTGCTCGCCGTCGTACTCGGTTATGCCTACAGCGTCCCGCCTGTGCGCCTGAAGACGCGGGCCGGATTCGACGTTGCCGTGAATTCCCTTGCCCTGGGCACCTTCGGGCCGCTCGCGGGCTGGGCGGCGGTGACGTCTGACCTCAGTGGATTCCCTTGGTTGATGGCGTTGCAGGGCACATTGGTTGCCGTCGGCCTCTATCTGCCGACCACGCTGGCCGACCTCGAAGCGGATCGGGCCGCCCGGTATCGGACGATCGCGGTTCGGCTTGGCGCGAGCACGACGTACCGGCTGGGGTTCGCGGCGTGGATCGCGGCCGCCGGGTTGTCCGTCGTACTGGCAGCCACGGACACGATCATCCCGCGCAGCATGCTCGTCCTGGAAGTCGTGATGGTTCCGGTGCTCGTCGCGGCGTACCGACGGCTGATCGGCCCTGGTCAGACCTTCAAGGGCGTCATCGTCCTCGCCTTCCTCTTCCTCTGCCCGTGCGCCACGTTCGCCCTCACGTACGTTGGGATCATCTAG
- a CDS encoding FKBP-type peptidyl-prolyl cis-trans isomerase, producing the protein MTEKPEIDFPEGEPPTELEITDITVGDGAEATAGSRINAHYVGVAHSTGEEFDASYNRGAPLAFQLGVGQVIQGWDTGIQGMRVGGRRKLVIPPHLAYGDRGAGGAIKPGETLIFVVDLVSVA; encoded by the coding sequence ATGACTGAAAAGCCTGAGATCGACTTCCCGGAAGGCGAGCCGCCGACCGAACTGGAGATCACCGACATCACCGTGGGCGACGGCGCCGAGGCGACCGCCGGGTCGCGGATCAACGCACACTACGTGGGCGTGGCCCACTCCACCGGCGAGGAGTTCGACGCCTCGTACAACCGGGGCGCGCCGCTGGCCTTCCAGCTCGGCGTCGGCCAGGTCATCCAGGGCTGGGACACCGGTATCCAGGGCATGCGGGTCGGCGGCCGGCGCAAGCTGGTCATCCCGCCGCACCTGGCGTACGGCGACCGTGGCGCGGGTGGCGCGATCAAGCCCGGCGAGACGCTGATCTTCGTCGTCGACCTGGTCTCGGTGGCCTGA
- a CDS encoding 2OG-Fe(II) oxygenase, whose protein sequence is MDFDWKQLTAELDSVGCALTPPLLTPAQCGEISELYDEVERFRATIDMQRYRFGSGQYRYFDHPLPELVAELREAFYPHLLPIAREWADRLGRPAPWPDTLAEWLDDCHRAGQTRPTPILLKYQAGDWNALHRDLYGDLVFPLQVVIGLDRPGVDHAGGEFLLVEQRPRAQSRGTVTLLPQGQGLIFTTRDRPVESARGWSAAPVRHGVSTVRAGLRHTLGLVFHDAA, encoded by the coding sequence ATGGACTTCGACTGGAAACAGCTGACGGCAGAACTCGACTCGGTCGGATGCGCCTTGACGCCACCATTGCTCACGCCGGCGCAATGCGGTGAGATCTCCGAGCTGTACGACGAGGTTGAGCGGTTCCGGGCGACGATCGACATGCAGCGCTACCGGTTCGGGTCGGGCCAGTACCGGTACTTCGACCACCCGCTTCCCGAACTGGTCGCCGAACTCCGGGAGGCGTTCTATCCGCATCTGCTGCCGATCGCGCGCGAGTGGGCGGATCGGCTGGGACGGCCCGCGCCTTGGCCGGACACGTTGGCCGAGTGGCTCGACGACTGCCATCGCGCCGGCCAGACCCGGCCGACGCCGATCCTGCTCAAGTACCAGGCGGGTGACTGGAACGCGCTTCATCGCGATCTGTACGGCGATCTGGTGTTTCCGCTGCAGGTGGTGATCGGTCTGGACCGGCCCGGTGTGGACCATGCCGGCGGCGAGTTCCTGCTGGTGGAGCAGCGGCCGCGGGCACAGTCTCGCGGCACGGTGACGCTGCTGCCACAGGGTCAGGGGCTGATCTTCACGACGCGAGACCGCCCGGTGGAGTCCGCGCGAGGCTGGTCGGCGGCACCGGTACGCCACGGTGTCAGCACGGTTCGCGCCGGCCTTCGTCACACGCTTGGCCTGGTATTCCACGACGCCGCCTGA
- a CDS encoding alpha/beta fold hydrolase → MPDLTTRTLGVPGATLTYDVRGDLADREQPVLLLIGSPMGASGFPTLASAFTDRTVVTYDPRGVERSVRSDGAGELSPDDHAADLVALIEALDAGPVDLFASSGGAVNALALMAQRPDLVKTLIAHEPPLAGLLPDRENALAACEDIYQTYQRDGMGPAMAKFITIVGFQGEFPADYTSRPAPDPAQFGLPSEDDGSRDDALLGQNLRGCTSYQPDFDALAKASDRIVIGVGEESANELAHRGGEAVAERLGTTPVTFPSNHGGFLGDEYGMPGKPVEFAATLREVLASR, encoded by the coding sequence ATGCCGGACCTCACTACTCGTACGCTCGGCGTGCCGGGTGCCACTTTGACGTACGACGTCCGCGGCGATCTCGCCGATCGCGAGCAGCCGGTGTTGCTGCTGATCGGTTCGCCGATGGGCGCGAGCGGTTTCCCGACGCTGGCGTCTGCTTTTACCGACCGGACGGTGGTGACGTACGACCCGCGCGGGGTGGAACGCAGCGTGCGCTCGGACGGCGCCGGCGAGTTGTCGCCGGACGACCACGCCGCCGACCTGGTGGCCCTGATCGAGGCGCTCGACGCCGGGCCGGTCGACCTCTTCGCGAGCAGTGGCGGCGCGGTGAACGCGTTGGCCCTGATGGCTCAGCGGCCCGACTTGGTCAAGACCCTGATCGCGCACGAGCCGCCGCTGGCCGGGCTGCTGCCGGACCGGGAGAACGCGCTCGCCGCATGCGAGGACATCTACCAGACGTACCAGCGTGATGGGATGGGCCCGGCGATGGCCAAGTTCATCACGATCGTCGGTTTCCAGGGCGAGTTCCCGGCCGATTACACGTCGCGGCCCGCGCCGGATCCCGCGCAGTTCGGCCTGCCGAGCGAGGACGATGGCTCGCGCGACGACGCGCTGCTCGGGCAGAACCTGCGCGGCTGTACGTCGTACCAGCCGGACTTCGACGCCCTCGCCAAGGCTTCGGACCGGATCGTCATCGGCGTCGGCGAGGAATCCGCGAACGAGCTCGCCCATCGGGGCGGGGAAGCGGTCGCCGAGCGGCTCGGCACCACGCCGGTGACGTTCCCGAGCAACCACGGCGGATTCCTCGGCGACGAGTACGGGATGCCCGGCAAACCGGTCGAGTTCGCCGCCACGCTGCGTGAGGTGCTGGCCTCCCGGTGA
- a CDS encoding deaminase, with protein MTDHDDLYWLREAIELSRSCPPSATAFSVGAIIVGANGEVISTGYSREGDPHDHAEEIAISKVPADDPRLGAATIYSTLEPCSKRASRPRTCTELIISAGIGRVVLAWREPAIFVDCEGVELLQAAGLEVVELPELADEVKEVNAPLLKNS; from the coding sequence ATGACTGACCACGACGACCTGTATTGGCTCCGCGAGGCGATCGAGCTCTCGCGCTCCTGTCCTCCGTCGGCCACAGCATTCTCCGTCGGAGCAATCATCGTCGGAGCCAACGGAGAGGTGATATCGACCGGCTATTCCCGTGAGGGAGATCCGCACGATCACGCGGAAGAGATTGCGATCAGCAAGGTGCCCGCCGACGATCCCCGTCTCGGCGCCGCGACGATCTACAGCACCCTCGAACCTTGCAGCAAGAGAGCGTCAAGACCCCGCACGTGCACCGAGCTGATCATCTCGGCGGGGATCGGTCGCGTCGTCCTCGCCTGGCGCGAACCCGCGATCTTCGTCGACTGCGAGGGTGTGGAACTACTGCAAGCCGCCGGCCTCGAGGTCGTCGAGCTCCCTGAACTCGCCGACGAGGTCAAGGAAGTCAACGCCCCACTGCTCAAGAACTCCTGA
- a CDS encoding FecCD family ABC transporter permease, with protein sequence MPSPTAPPIAAAAIRPDADRPRRTRRGSTLALLLLGVAVVLLVVVALSIAIGSRGIPLGTVFDAFRHFDPENTDHVIVRSVRMPRTIVGLLVGIALGLAGALMQGVTRNPLADPGILGVNGGAALFVVIGIYFFGLTSLKSYVWLAFLGAAVAAVAVYLLGSLGREGATPVKLALAGAALTAMFGSLTTAMLIGDVQTFDQFRFWQVGSLSNRDYAIAAQVAPFILVGIPLALITGRVLNALSLGDDVARSLGQRVGMARAFTALTVVLLCGAATAAAGPIGFIGLTIPHIARLITGPDYRWILPYSMLLGPILLLGADVVGRVIAQPTELQVGITTAVIGAPFFIALVRRRKLAEL encoded by the coding sequence ATGCCATCGCCGACCGCCCCGCCGATAGCCGCTGCGGCCATCCGGCCTGACGCCGACCGCCCGCGCCGGACCCGGCGTGGTTCCACGTTGGCGCTGCTGCTGCTCGGTGTCGCCGTCGTACTGCTCGTCGTGGTGGCGCTCAGCATCGCGATCGGCTCGCGCGGGATTCCGCTCGGCACGGTGTTCGACGCGTTCCGGCACTTCGACCCGGAGAACACCGATCACGTGATCGTGCGATCCGTCCGCATGCCGAGAACGATCGTCGGCCTGCTGGTCGGCATCGCGCTCGGTCTGGCCGGTGCGCTGATGCAGGGCGTGACCCGCAACCCGCTGGCCGATCCCGGCATCCTCGGCGTCAACGGTGGTGCCGCGCTCTTTGTTGTCATCGGCATCTACTTCTTCGGTCTGACCAGCCTGAAGTCCTATGTCTGGCTGGCCTTTCTCGGCGCGGCCGTCGCCGCGGTGGCGGTCTACCTGCTCGGTTCGCTCGGCCGCGAGGGCGCGACGCCGGTCAAACTCGCGCTCGCCGGCGCTGCGCTGACCGCGATGTTCGGGTCGCTCACGACGGCGATGCTGATCGGCGACGTGCAGACGTTCGACCAGTTCCGGTTCTGGCAGGTCGGCTCGCTGTCCAATCGCGACTACGCGATCGCGGCCCAGGTGGCGCCGTTCATCCTGGTCGGTATCCCGCTCGCGCTGATCACCGGCCGGGTGCTGAACGCGCTCTCCCTCGGTGATGACGTCGCCCGCTCGCTCGGTCAGCGCGTCGGTATGGCCCGGGCCTTCACCGCACTCACCGTGGTGCTGCTCTGTGGCGCGGCGACCGCGGCGGCCGGGCCGATCGGCTTCATCGGCTTGACCATTCCGCACATCGCGCGCCTGATCACCGGGCCGGACTATCGCTGGATCCTGCCGTACTCGATGCTGCTCGGGCCGATCCTGCTGCTCGGCGCGGACGTCGTCGGCCGGGTCATCGCCCAGCCGACCGAGCTCCAGGTCGGCATCACCACGGCCGTGATCGGGGCGCCGTTCTTCATCGCGCTGGTCCGTCGCCGGAAGCTGGCCGAGCTCTGA
- a CDS encoding RibD family protein, giving the protein MTDRPYVLLSVAASIDGYIDDTTDQRLLLSNDEDFDRVDDVRASVDAILVGANTIRQDNPRLLVRSQDRRDRRVAAGLVESPIKVTISASGDLEPASKFFTEGDIDKVVYVPTSSLQKAAETVGEVAAVVDAGEPLDLGLVLDDLAKRGVRRLMVEGGTTMHTQFLSAGLVDEIHLVVAPFFVGDRSAPAFVGPGTFPQNSANRMELVEVQQIGDVVLLRYLPRSATND; this is encoded by the coding sequence GTGACTGACCGTCCGTACGTCCTGCTCTCTGTCGCAGCCTCCATCGACGGATACATCGACGACACCACCGATCAGCGACTGCTGCTGTCCAATGACGAGGACTTCGACCGGGTCGACGACGTTCGTGCGAGCGTCGACGCCATCCTCGTGGGTGCGAACACCATCCGCCAAGACAATCCCCGCCTACTGGTCCGGTCACAGGATCGGCGCGATCGTCGCGTTGCGGCCGGCCTCGTCGAATCTCCGATCAAGGTCACGATCAGCGCCAGCGGCGACCTCGAGCCGGCGTCGAAGTTCTTCACCGAAGGCGATATCGACAAGGTCGTCTACGTGCCAACATCCTCCCTTCAGAAGGCGGCGGAGACCGTCGGTGAGGTCGCTGCGGTCGTGGATGCCGGCGAGCCACTCGACCTCGGTCTCGTGCTGGATGACCTGGCAAAGCGCGGCGTACGTCGGCTCATGGTCGAGGGCGGTACAACAATGCACACCCAGTTCCTGTCCGCTGGCCTGGTAGACGAGATCCATCTGGTCGTCGCACCATTCTTCGTCGGTGACAGAAGTGCTCCCGCGTTCGTCGGCCCAGGCACCTTTCCTCAGAACTCCGCAAACCGGATGGAGCTGGTCGAGGTGCAACAGATCGGTGACGTGGTTCTCCTCCGATACCTGCCGAGATCGGCCACCAATGACTGA
- a CDS encoding alginate lyase family protein, protein MRPKVLYRAVATALTALLAATAGGPASAVPVPEGDQAEAAVLAPATFVHPGVGSSRAQLDFMRSKVLANAQPWKAAYDQMMASKYAQLSRVPRPRAVVECGPYSNPNNGCTDEREDAIAAYTLSLAWYVTRDNRYASKAIELMDAWSNTIRDHTNSNAPLQTAWSASSWPKAAEIMKHVYGNWPNSGRFGTMLRNVYVPEIFNGSNSNGNWELSMIEALQGIGVFLEDKPIYDKAIALYRNRVPAFVYLSSDGALPRTKPGDGRDTRDEIIGYWHGQTTFVTGLTQETCRDFTHTGYGISAISHVLETSRIQGIDLYPEFGERLRQALGFQSRWERNLEPVPSWLCKGTLHRGLGPITEVGFNAMSFRLGHAMANTQALTESRRPAGSNNLFVAWETLTHASNPS, encoded by the coding sequence ATGCGCCCCAAAGTGCTCTATCGCGCGGTGGCCACAGCGCTCACCGCGCTGCTCGCCGCCACCGCCGGCGGGCCCGCGTCCGCCGTACCAGTTCCAGAAGGAGATCAAGCCGAAGCGGCCGTGCTCGCGCCCGCGACATTCGTCCACCCGGGGGTCGGCTCCAGCCGGGCCCAGCTCGACTTCATGCGCTCGAAGGTGCTCGCGAACGCGCAGCCCTGGAAGGCGGCGTATGACCAGATGATGGCGTCGAAGTACGCCCAGCTGAGCCGGGTGCCGAGGCCGCGCGCCGTGGTCGAATGCGGTCCGTACTCGAACCCGAACAACGGTTGTACCGACGAGCGCGAGGACGCCATCGCGGCGTACACGCTCTCGCTGGCCTGGTATGTGACGCGCGACAATCGCTATGCCAGCAAGGCGATCGAGCTCATGGATGCCTGGTCCAACACGATCAGGGATCACACCAACAGCAACGCGCCGCTGCAGACTGCGTGGTCGGCCTCGTCCTGGCCGAAGGCTGCCGAGATCATGAAGCACGTGTACGGCAACTGGCCGAACTCTGGCAGGTTCGGGACGATGCTGCGCAACGTGTATGTGCCGGAGATCTTCAACGGCTCCAACTCCAACGGCAACTGGGAGTTGAGCATGATCGAGGCCTTGCAGGGCATCGGTGTGTTCCTGGAGGACAAGCCGATCTACGACAAGGCCATTGCGCTGTACCGCAACAGGGTTCCCGCATTCGTCTACCTGTCGTCCGACGGCGCCCTGCCGCGTACGAAGCCGGGGGACGGCCGCGACACCCGTGACGAGATCATTGGCTACTGGCATGGGCAGACGACGTTCGTGACAGGTCTAACTCAGGAGACCTGTCGCGACTTCACCCACACCGGTTACGGCATCTCCGCGATCTCGCATGTGCTGGAGACGTCCCGGATTCAGGGCATCGACCTCTACCCGGAGTTCGGTGAGCGGTTGCGCCAGGCCCTCGGGTTCCAGTCCCGCTGGGAGCGCAACCTGGAGCCGGTTCCGTCCTGGCTGTGCAAGGGCACGTTGCATCGCGGATTGGGCCCGATCACCGAGGTCGGCTTCAACGCGATGTCGTTCCGGCTCGGCCATGCGATGGCCAACACGCAGGCGTTGACCGAATCCCGCCGACCGGCTGGATCGAACAACCTCTTCGTGGCTTGGGAGACGCTCACCCACGCCAGCAACCCGAGCTAA